A DNA window from Lujinxingia litoralis contains the following coding sequences:
- a CDS encoding PQQ-binding-like beta-propeller repeat protein, whose product MTRLTFKVRRAWLVAALVSFWAAGCAPVASSSSGLDSPRAPRARVEVQWRVPLSSDRPWEMNVREFGEPIIAPGGDLAVGAGDGVVYRLRADSGELVWSTDVGGSIDAAVALSEGYLYAATATGELHRLDWETGEVVWTVSARNALESSPAVGQGLVAVADSADVLYAFDVVTGDLVWDYQRRQPDFFTVKGGGTPVFSGARIFCGFSDGTLVSLFADSGEEEWTAYLGDDDSQEFGDVDLPVIDAGDVLYAVSYSGGVYAVEASSGALLWHQDIDSVAGLVQEGSWLLGAASTGRVFALNAADGEVQWQFRLSAEVSPVALASTGPVLSVATASGPLYLLRTRDGLPMAKWDPSSGFQSAPVFDSVRGYALSNLGYLYGYRLAY is encoded by the coding sequence GTGACGAGATTGACCTTTAAGGTACGACGAGCGTGGCTGGTGGCCGCGCTCGTATCGTTTTGGGCGGCAGGCTGCGCACCGGTGGCATCGTCGTCGAGTGGGCTGGATTCGCCCCGGGCGCCCCGGGCGCGGGTAGAGGTGCAGTGGCGAGTGCCGCTGTCTTCGGACCGTCCCTGGGAGATGAACGTGCGGGAGTTCGGTGAGCCGATTATCGCCCCCGGCGGTGATCTGGCGGTAGGGGCCGGGGACGGCGTGGTCTATCGCCTGCGCGCGGATAGCGGGGAGCTGGTCTGGTCGACCGATGTTGGCGGGTCGATCGATGCCGCGGTGGCCCTCTCCGAGGGGTACCTCTACGCCGCCACGGCCACCGGAGAGTTGCACCGTCTCGATTGGGAAACCGGTGAGGTTGTCTGGACGGTGAGCGCGCGAAACGCGCTGGAAAGCAGTCCGGCGGTGGGGCAGGGATTGGTCGCGGTCGCCGATAGCGCCGATGTCCTCTATGCCTTCGACGTGGTCACCGGTGATCTGGTTTGGGACTATCAGCGTCGTCAGCCCGATTTCTTTACCGTGAAGGGCGGAGGCACACCGGTCTTCTCCGGGGCGCGAATCTTCTGTGGTTTTTCGGATGGCACCCTGGTGTCGCTCTTTGCCGACAGCGGTGAGGAAGAGTGGACCGCCTACCTCGGTGATGACGACTCCCAGGAGTTTGGCGACGTGGACCTGCCGGTGATCGACGCCGGTGATGTGCTCTACGCCGTGTCGTATTCCGGAGGCGTCTACGCGGTGGAGGCCTCAAGCGGGGCGCTGCTGTGGCATCAAGACATCGATAGCGTCGCCGGCCTTGTTCAGGAGGGCTCCTGGTTGTTGGGTGCCGCGTCGACCGGGCGAGTGTTCGCGCTTAACGCTGCCGACGGCGAAGTGCAGTGGCAGTTCCGACTTTCGGCCGAAGTCTCACCGGTGGCGCTGGCCTCGACGGGGCCGGTGCTCAGCGTGGCGACAGCTTCCGGCCCTCTGTACCTGCTTCGCACCCGTGATGGTCTTCCGATGGCCAAGTGGGATCCCTCGTCCGGGTTCCAGAGTGCCCCGGTGTTCGACAGCGTGCGGGGGTATGCGCTCTCCAATCTCGGTTACCTCTACGGGTATCGATTGGCCTACTAA
- a CDS encoding tetratricopeptide repeat protein codes for MAIKIKKQGEAPEPTEQELEDEFGDPIAGGAGEGGDLDAFERSTLQATAWVEENRSVVFGGIIAVVVGVIGVIVGLQYIEGQQVEASTRLSEGLAAYEWYVEGSPELEAIRAQEGLAEPKNIFESDESKWQSIYDAANATLADFDRGPIAEDARMTKAAAAFRLEKYEEAATLYQQALSGESTETMKVMARVGLANTLAAQGKVDEATKAWDEVATAAPERAQYAQYEKARLLERDGNADAARELYHQILEEEPDFTFKPEIERRLATL; via the coding sequence ATGGCGATCAAGATTAAGAAGCAGGGCGAAGCTCCCGAGCCCACTGAGCAGGAGCTGGAAGACGAGTTTGGCGATCCGATCGCCGGGGGCGCCGGGGAAGGTGGCGACCTCGATGCATTTGAGCGTTCCACGCTCCAGGCTACGGCCTGGGTCGAAGAGAATCGGAGCGTGGTGTTCGGCGGCATCATCGCCGTGGTCGTCGGCGTGATCGGGGTCATTGTCGGACTTCAATACATCGAAGGACAGCAGGTCGAGGCCTCCACCCGCCTTAGCGAAGGCCTCGCTGCCTACGAGTGGTACGTGGAGGGCTCCCCGGAACTCGAAGCCATCCGCGCGCAGGAAGGGCTGGCTGAGCCGAAAAATATCTTTGAGAGCGATGAGAGTAAGTGGCAGTCGATTTACGACGCCGCGAACGCCACCCTGGCGGACTTTGATCGAGGCCCGATTGCCGAAGATGCCCGTATGACGAAGGCTGCGGCGGCTTTCCGGCTGGAGAAGTACGAGGAAGCGGCCACGCTTTATCAGCAGGCGCTCAGTGGCGAGTCCACCGAGACGATGAAGGTGATGGCTCGCGTGGGGCTGGCCAATACCCTGGCCGCCCAGGGTAAAGTGGATGAAGCGACGAAGGCCTGGGACGAGGTCGCCACCGCGGCTCCGGAGCGTGCGCAGTACGCCCAGTACGAGAAGGCGCGTCTTCTGGAGCGCGACGGTAACGCCGACGCCGCCCGGGAACTCTATCATCAGATCCTCGAAGAAGAGCCGGACTTCACCTTCAAGCCGGAGATCGAGCGCCGCCTGGCGACGCTCTAA